The following are encoded in a window of Campylobacter concisus ATCC 51562 genomic DNA:
- the msrB gene encoding peptide-methionine (R)-S-oxide reductase MsrB — protein MKKILKFILMAAVFFGLNLMAKDELIKEQTMAGQNLKEIYLAGGCFWGMQGYFKKIFGVVDTKVGYANGKSENTSYRELHESDHAETLYVKYDENRVALAEILAHFFRVIDPTSLNKQGNDVGRQYRSGIYYVSESDLPTIESFMKIEQKKFKDKIVVEVAPLKNFVLGEEYHQDYLDKNPFGYCHIDLGLADKPLYDEAKFKPLSKDELKKNLSSEQYAVTQEAATERPFSSEYDKFDKKGIYVDITSGKPLFSSADKFDAGCGWPSFTKPITTTALSYKEDNSFMMKRVEVKSQNSDAHLGHVFDDGPSDKGGLRYCINGASLKFIPLEDMTRLGYEEFIPYVK, from the coding sequence ATGAAAAAGATCTTAAAATTTATCTTAATGGCAGCAGTGTTTTTTGGTCTAAATTTGATGGCAAAAGATGAGCTTATAAAGGAGCAGACGATGGCAGGGCAAAATTTAAAAGAAATTTATCTAGCAGGTGGTTGCTTTTGGGGTATGCAGGGATATTTTAAAAAGATATTTGGCGTAGTGGATACAAAGGTAGGCTACGCGAATGGCAAGAGCGAAAATACTAGCTACCGCGAGCTTCATGAGAGTGATCATGCTGAGACACTTTATGTAAAATACGACGAAAATAGAGTCGCTTTGGCTGAAATTTTGGCTCACTTTTTTAGAGTGATCGATCCGACCTCGCTAAACAAACAAGGCAATGACGTTGGTAGGCAGTATAGAAGCGGAATTTACTATGTGAGCGAAAGTGATCTGCCAACGATAGAGAGCTTTATGAAAATAGAACAAAAGAAATTTAAAGATAAGATCGTGGTTGAGGTGGCGCCACTTAAAAATTTTGTCTTAGGCGAAGAGTATCATCAAGATTATCTTGATAAAAATCCTTTTGGATATTGTCACATTGATCTAGGCTTAGCTGATAAACCGCTTTACGATGAGGCGAAATTTAAGCCGCTTAGTAAAGATGAGCTAAAGAAAAATTTAAGTAGCGAGCAGTATGCCGTGACGCAAGAAGCAGCGACTGAGAGGCCATTTAGCAGCGAGTATGATAAATTTGATAAAAAAGGCATTTATGTAGATATAACGAGTGGAAAGCCACTTTTCTCAAGTGCAGATAAATTTGATGCAGGATGTGGCTGGCCAAGCTTTACAAAGCCTATCACGACAACAGCACTTTCATATAAGGAGGACAACTCGTTTATGATGAAAAGGGTTGAGGTGAAGTCACAAAATAGCGACGCGCACCTTGGTCATGTCTTTGATGATGGACCAAGCGATAAGGGCGGACTAAGGTACTGCATAAACGGAGCTAGTCTAAAATTTATACCGCTTGAAGATATGACAAGACTAGGGTATGAGGAATTTATACCTTACGTAAAATAG
- a CDS encoding SDH family Clp fold serine proteinase codes for MALKKSKVAEAENEQKETEQVEKRGVAKPPVLFSKTQNLIKSIEKRLNATLITYYNSNAGSVCGNDASAMYEILKGKKIDTAYLFIKSDGGSGIAALRIITTLRNYCKNLIALIPANCASAATMMALGANEIVMGPLAYLTPVDTSLKHELSPTNKGNELVSVSMDELSRVVKLWKEQDKDRPNDTNPYNSLYEYIHPLVFGAVDRASSLSLKICTELLRYHIDDDKKIAEISERLNGDYPAHEYPILFREAHEIGLHVKKMDDDLNEMLQELTLLYSEMGQRAFTDYDENSYHDNNIANIIETNGKQIYYQIDKDWFYRPEERRWNVMNDESSWRKNELVNGKIKNTIYHLW; via the coding sequence ATGGCTTTAAAAAAGAGCAAGGTCGCTGAGGCTGAAAATGAGCAAAAGGAAACAGAACAAGTTGAAAAACGAGGCGTAGCAAAGCCGCCAGTGCTTTTTAGTAAGACACAAAATTTAATAAAATCGATCGAAAAAAGACTAAACGCCACCTTGATAACTTACTATAATTCAAATGCTGGTAGCGTTTGCGGCAATGATGCGAGTGCTATGTATGAAATTTTAAAGGGTAAAAAGATAGATACTGCTTATCTTTTTATAAAAAGTGACGGTGGAAGCGGTATTGCCGCTCTTAGGATCATCACTACACTTAGAAATTACTGCAAAAATTTAATAGCTCTAATACCTGCAAACTGCGCCTCAGCTGCTACCATGATGGCACTTGGCGCAAATGAGATCGTCATGGGCCCACTTGCCTATCTAACGCCTGTTGATACCTCACTCAAACACGAGCTTAGCCCGACAAACAAAGGCAATGAGCTTGTGAGCGTTTCGATGGATGAACTTAGTCGTGTGGTGAAGCTTTGGAAAGAGCAAGACAAAGATAGGCCAAACGATACAAACCCTTATAATTCGCTTTATGAGTATATTCATCCGCTAGTCTTTGGTGCGGTTGATCGTGCTAGCTCGCTATCGCTTAAGATTTGCACCGAGCTTCTTAGGTATCACATAGATGATGATAAAAAGATCGCAGAAATTTCTGAAAGGCTAAATGGCGACTACCCAGCTCACGAATATCCGATCCTCTTTAGAGAGGCGCACGAGATCGGCCTTCATGTAAAAAAGATGGATGATGATCTAAATGAAATGCTTCAAGAGCTAACGCTACTTTACTCTGAGATGGGACAGCGAGCTTTTACTGACTACGATGAAAATAGCTACCATGATAACAATATCGCAAACATCATTGAAACAAATGGCAAGCAAATTTATTATCAGATAGACAAAGACTGGTTTTACCGCCCTGAAGAGCGCCGTTGGAATGTGATGAACGACGAGAGCTCTTGGCGTAAAAACGAACTAGTAAATGGCAAAATAAAAAATACTATCTATCACTTGTGGTAA
- the ftsZ gene encoding cell division protein FtsZ → MSSFTVEENKSIYGAKIKVVGVGGGGGNMVNHIIRVNPNLNIDLIVANTDAKALENSLAHTKIQLGEKTTKGLGAGMRPEIGKAAAEESYDEVKSALETSDIVFIGTGLGGGTGTGAAPVVAQAAKDIGALTVAVVTMPFMFEGKKRRKLADCGLEELRKESDSIVVIPNDKLLTLIDKNAGIKESFEMVDEVLARAVNGMSTIVLDSGKSDINLDFADVRTIMSHRGLALMGVGEASGEDAAQEAIKNAIQSPLLDNMTINGAFGILVHFRISPSCPLADINNAMSIIHEAADEDAEIIFGTTTDDKIEDNKVEVTIIATGFQSSQKETEKKDEVQTSNASDIIKKERILRLKKVSGGYDEDYMSQLDVPSFMRHQMD, encoded by the coding sequence ATGAGTAGCTTCACAGTAGAAGAAAATAAAAGCATCTATGGTGCAAAGATAAAGGTCGTAGGTGTAGGTGGAGGTGGTGGCAATATGGTCAACCACATAATAAGAGTTAATCCGAATTTAAATATAGATCTTATTGTTGCTAATACAGATGCTAAGGCTCTTGAAAATTCTCTTGCACATACAAAAATACAGCTTGGAGAAAAGACAACAAAAGGTCTAGGTGCAGGCATGAGACCTGAAATAGGAAAAGCTGCTGCTGAAGAGAGCTACGATGAAGTAAAAAGTGCACTTGAGACATCAGATATAGTTTTCATTGGTACAGGACTTGGTGGGGGAACTGGTACAGGCGCAGCTCCAGTAGTTGCTCAAGCTGCAAAAGATATTGGTGCACTAACAGTTGCAGTTGTTACTATGCCTTTTATGTTTGAAGGAAAAAAACGTAGAAAATTGGCTGATTGTGGCCTTGAAGAGCTCAGGAAAGAAAGCGATTCTATTGTTGTCATTCCAAACGATAAACTCCTAACATTAATTGATAAAAATGCTGGCATAAAAGAAAGCTTCGAAATGGTTGATGAAGTGCTTGCAAGAGCTGTCAATGGCATGAGTACGATCGTGCTTGACTCAGGAAAAAGTGATATAAATCTAGACTTTGCAGATGTTAGAACGATTATGAGCCATAGAGGACTAGCTTTAATGGGTGTTGGCGAAGCAAGTGGCGAGGATGCAGCGCAAGAAGCTATAAAAAATGCTATACAATCACCACTTCTTGATAACATGACAATAAATGGTGCATTTGGTATTTTAGTTCATTTTAGAATAAGCCCTAGTTGCCCACTAGCTGATATCAATAATGCGATGAGTATTATTCATGAGGCAGCAGATGAAGATGCTGAAATTATATTTGGTACAACAACTGATGACAAAATAGAAGACAATAAGGTTGAAGTTACAATAATAGCAACAGGTTTTCAAAGCTCACAAAAAGAAACTGAAAAAAAAGATGAAGTACAAACTTCTAATGCAAGCGATATCATAAAAAAAGAGCGTATATTAAGACTTAAAAAAGTTAGTGGTGGATATGACGAAGACTATATGTCACAGCTTGATGTACCATCATTTATGCGCCATCAAATGGACTAA
- a CDS encoding TerB family tellurite resistance protein, which yields MSGVLFLLILGGAIFLFMNVQIGSNRKKQADVDEAKFLVSLLAKVAKSDGRVSELEARLITQVLDDLSQKVSGVSGVREYLKEVYKSQKENIDNAYETARNYKSAFNLNYDICVARLTFFLNLAYIDGEFNKSEQDVIRNIAYGFGIDKETLDEIIFKFDSFYGSRFEANPDEIVQEKDAFEVLGLSKNASLEEVKARYKELVRQYHPDILMGRGESKEVIERSTKKLQEINEAYGRLKEKFGV from the coding sequence ATGTCTGGAGTCCTGTTTTTACTGATATTAGGCGGTGCGATATTTCTCTTTATGAATGTCCAAATAGGTAGTAACCGCAAGAAACAAGCAGATGTAGATGAGGCTAAATTTCTAGTCTCACTGCTTGCAAAAGTAGCTAAAAGTGACGGCAGAGTTAGCGAGCTAGAGGCTAGGCTGATCACTCAAGTGCTAGATGATCTAAGCCAGAAAGTTAGTGGCGTTAGCGGCGTGCGTGAGTATCTAAAAGAGGTTTATAAGAGCCAAAAAGAAAATATAGATAATGCCTATGAAACCGCTAGAAACTACAAGAGTGCTTTTAATCTAAACTACGATATATGCGTCGCTAGGCTCACATTTTTTCTAAATTTAGCCTACATCGATGGAGAATTTAACAAAAGTGAGCAAGATGTTATAAGAAATATCGCTTATGGATTTGGCATTGATAAAGAAACGCTTGATGAGATCATCTTTAAATTTGATAGTTTTTATGGCTCAAGATTTGAGGCAAATCCCGATGAAATAGTCCAAGAAAAAGATGCTTTTGAGGTTTTAGGACTTAGCAAAAATGCAAGTCTTGAAGAGGTAAAAGCTCGTTACAAAGAGCTTGTAAGACAGTATCATCCCGATATTTTGATGGGCAGGGGTGAGAGTAAAGAGGTGATCGAGCGCTCAACTAAAAAGCTTCAGGAGATAAACGAGGCTTATGGGCGATTAAAAGAGAAATTTGGAGTTTAG
- a CDS encoding TIR domain-containing protein, with protein sequence MKYEEVVKKIQELEGVEIQTDAEIQYGRKLKLNNECIINCYDSGKVNIQGKNQDKIKGILECSTKKIKKVFVVYGHNEHAKIELEALLRRWDLEPIILDQKASIGKTIIEKLEEYSKDVGYAIVLATPDDEGKAKSEEICRSRVRQNVVLELGMFLARLGREKVAILLKEADNFEKPSDIDGLIYIPFKNKIEEATTNLIRELTRQGYIIDSSRI encoded by the coding sequence ATGAAGTATGAAGAGGTTGTTAAGAAAATACAAGAGCTAGAAGGTGTAGAAATTCAAACAGATGCTGAAATTCAATATGGAAGAAAACTTAAACTAAATAATGAATGTATTATAAATTGCTATGATAGTGGTAAAGTTAATATACAAGGGAAAAATCAAGATAAAATAAAAGGAATTTTGGAGTGTTCAACTAAAAAAATAAAGAAAGTTTTTGTTGTTTATGGACATAATGAGCATGCAAAAATAGAATTAGAAGCTCTTTTAAGACGTTGGGATTTGGAGCCGATAATTTTAGATCAAAAGGCATCTATTGGTAAGACAATTATAGAAAAGCTAGAGGAGTATTCTAAGGATGTTGGATACGCTATTGTTTTGGCAACTCCTGATGATGAGGGAAAAGCAAAGAGTGAAGAGATCTGTAGATCAAGGGTAAGACAAAATGTTGTACTTGAGCTTGGAATGTTTTTAGCAAGACTTGGTAGAGAAAAAGTTGCTATTTTGTTAAAAGAAGCGGATAATTTTGAAAAACCATCAGACATTGATGGCTTGATATACATACCTTTTAAAAATAAGATTGAAGAGGCGACTACAAATCTAATTAGAGAACTAACACGACAAGGGTATATTATTGATTCCAGTAGAATCTAG
- a CDS encoding metal-sulfur cluster assembly factor, translating into MKEKIYNALSNIVDPEVGFDIVSLGLIYDASCDENGKAKVTMTLSTKSCPLHEMILGWVETAVLDIEGVKECEIDLVWEPEWNIQMASDFVKAQLGV; encoded by the coding sequence ATGAAAGAAAAAATTTATAACGCACTGTCAAATATCGTTGATCCAGAAGTTGGCTTTGATATCGTTTCGCTTGGGCTTATATATGATGCTAGCTGCGATGAAAATGGCAAAGCAAAAGTTACTATGACGCTTTCAACCAAATCTTGCCCGCTACATGAAATGATACTTGGCTGGGTAGAGACTGCCGTGCTTGATATAGAGGGTGTCAAAGAGTGCGAGATCGATCTTGTCTGGGAGCCTGAGTGGAATATACAAATGGCAAGTGATTTTGTAAAAGCCCAACTTGGAGTTTAA
- a CDS encoding peptidylprolyl isomerase, with the protein MLSWMQKHKKYLVVTIWVSTIAFVGAGFVGWGAYDLNSNRATSVAKVGHRNISIQELQQKYDSLYQYYNNLFDGKLTQEKANELGLQNAALQATIQENLLLNFADDIGLSVSKDDILKYIIVDPTFQKDGAFDKNLYYDILRRARINPTDFEENLKLTILLDKLRTILNLPANKEDIAMMEASFFMQDKLAIQIINANQSDIKIDEKELKNLWETNKNNYMTKTIYGLETYFIESNKNDVNQTTLSDYYNENKERYKGSDDKIKSFDEVKTEVIKDYNIEKSKTDALKKYTSIKKAELATNEFVSINEDNATFSLDEIKGAKVGEVIKPFTYKDGYLIVRVKSITPPQPMSFDQARAMVLEIYKDKKKKENLTTMAKESLQNFKGTDIGFISRDINSSILGLNESETRAFVSQLFETNNKKDYVILEDKAVVYDILEQRLLVDNIDNNYKQITQQNVTMLKNNELIKDLTNKLKKYYEIKEYIKR; encoded by the coding sequence ATGTTGTCTTGGATGCAAAAACATAAAAAATACCTAGTTGTTACCATTTGGGTAAGTACAATAGCCTTTGTCGGAGCAGGCTTTGTAGGCTGGGGAGCATATGATTTAAACAGCAATCGAGCCACTTCAGTAGCAAAAGTAGGACACAGAAATATAAGCATTCAAGAACTGCAACAAAAATACGATAGTTTGTATCAATACTATAATAATCTTTTCGATGGTAAATTAACACAAGAAAAGGCCAATGAGTTAGGATTACAAAATGCTGCACTTCAGGCTACAATTCAAGAGAATTTACTGTTAAACTTTGCAGACGATATAGGTCTTAGTGTTAGTAAAGATGATATTTTAAAATATATAATCGTTGATCCAACATTTCAAAAAGATGGTGCTTTTGATAAAAATTTATACTACGATATTTTAAGAAGAGCCAGAATAAATCCAACCGATTTTGAAGAAAATTTAAAACTAACAATACTACTTGATAAACTTAGAACTATTTTAAATTTACCAGCCAATAAAGAAGACATTGCAATGATGGAAGCAAGCTTTTTTATGCAAGACAAATTAGCAATACAGATAATAAATGCTAATCAAAGTGATATAAAAATAGATGAAAAAGAGCTAAAGAATCTTTGGGAAACAAATAAAAACAACTATATGACAAAGACTATATATGGTCTAGAAACATACTTTATAGAGTCAAACAAAAATGATGTAAATCAAACTACTTTGAGTGACTACTATAACGAAAACAAGGAGAGATATAAAGGTTCTGATGATAAAATCAAATCATTTGACGAAGTAAAGACTGAAGTTATCAAAGACTACAATATCGAAAAAAGCAAGACTGATGCTTTAAAAAAATATACCTCTATCAAAAAAGCTGAGCTTGCAACAAATGAATTTGTTAGTATAAATGAAGATAATGCGACATTCTCACTCGATGAAATAAAAGGTGCAAAAGTTGGTGAAGTTATAAAACCATTTACATATAAAGATGGATATTTGATAGTTAGGGTAAAAAGCATAACTCCTCCACAACCTATGAGTTTTGACCAAGCAAGAGCAATGGTACTTGAAATTTACAAAGATAAAAAGAAAAAAGAAAACTTAACAACTATGGCAAAAGAGTCTTTACAAAATTTCAAAGGTACTGATATAGGCTTTATTAGTAGAGACATAAATAGCTCTATCTTAGGACTAAATGAAAGTGAGACTAGAGCTTTTGTTTCTCAACTTTTTGAAACTAACAACAAAAAAGATTATGTTATATTAGAAGATAAGGCCGTTGTATACGATATTTTGGAACAAAGGTTGCTTGTAGATAATATAGATAATAACTATAAGCAAATAACACAGCAAAACGTTACAATGCTTAAAAATAATGAGTTAATAAAAGATTTAACAAACAAACTAAAAAAATACTATGAAATTAAAGAATATATCAAAAGGTAA
- the purH gene encoding bifunctional phosphoribosylaminoimidazolecarboxamide formyltransferase/IMP cyclohydrolase, whose protein sequence is MRALLSVSDKEGIVEFAKGLEELGWQILSTGGTYKLLKSEGVKATEVSEFTGSPEMFEGRVKTLHPKIHGGILHKRDDATHVAQAKEYGIEGIDLVCVNLYPFKETTIRTDDFAEIIENIDIGGPAMVRSAAKNFKDVLIVTSVLDYDEILKRLREKSDDFEFRRSLMIKAFEHTAAYDSMIANYMNDRFNGGFGDARFIVGSKVFDTRYGENPHQKGALYEFDYFFTNNFRALKGEASFNNMTDINGALMLATSFDDAPAVAIIKHANPCGFAVKDTLLESYEAALKCDPISAYGGVVAINGTLDEKLAKKINEIYVEVIIAANVDEAALKVFESKKRIKIFTQDNKFLVRSNDKFDFKHVDGGFVFQERDYVKDEELENMKQMSKRFATGSELKDAQIAWKVAALTKSNCVVYVKDGAMVAIGMGMTSRVDAARAAVAKAKELKIDLSGCVLASEAFFPFRDSIDIASKVGVKCVIEPGGSIRDDEVIEAADEHGMSLYFTGVRHFLH, encoded by the coding sequence ATGAGAGCATTGCTTAGCGTTAGCGATAAAGAGGGCATTGTAGAGTTTGCAAAGGGGCTAGAAGAGCTTGGCTGGCAGATACTTTCAACTGGTGGCACCTACAAACTTTTAAAGAGCGAGGGCGTCAAAGCCACTGAGGTTAGCGAATTTACGGGCTCACCTGAGATGTTTGAGGGTAGGGTAAAGACCCTTCATCCAAAGATACATGGTGGCATCTTGCACAAACGCGATGACGCTACACACGTGGCTCAGGCAAAGGAGTATGGCATCGAGGGCATCGACCTAGTTTGCGTAAATTTATATCCTTTTAAAGAGACTACTATAAGGACTGATGACTTTGCCGAGATCATCGAAAACATCGACATCGGCGGCCCAGCCATGGTGAGAAGCGCTGCTAAAAACTTTAAAGACGTGCTTATAGTCACGAGCGTGCTTGACTACGATGAAATTTTAAAGCGCCTAAGAGAAAAAAGCGATGATTTTGAGTTTAGAAGATCGCTGATGATAAAGGCGTTCGAACATACGGCAGCTTATGATAGCATGATCGCAAACTATATGAATGATAGATTTAATGGCGGTTTTGGCGATGCTAGATTTATCGTGGGAAGCAAGGTTTTTGATACTAGATACGGCGAAAATCCACACCAAAAAGGGGCACTTTATGAGTTTGATTATTTCTTTACGAACAACTTTAGAGCGCTAAAAGGCGAGGCAAGTTTCAATAATATGACCGATATAAATGGCGCGCTAATGCTTGCAACTAGCTTTGATGACGCGCCAGCTGTGGCTATCATCAAGCACGCTAATCCTTGCGGCTTTGCGGTAAAAGATACATTGCTTGAGAGCTACGAGGCTGCGCTTAAATGCGATCCGATCTCAGCTTACGGCGGTGTAGTCGCGATAAATGGCACACTTGATGAAAAGCTAGCTAAAAAGATAAATGAAATTTATGTTGAGGTAATAATCGCTGCAAATGTTGATGAAGCAGCTCTTAAAGTATTTGAGAGTAAAAAACGTATCAAAATTTTCACTCAAGACAATAAATTTTTAGTTCGCTCAAATGATAAATTTGACTTTAAACACGTTGATGGTGGATTTGTATTTCAAGAAAGAGACTATGTAAAGGACGAAGAGCTTGAAAATATGAAGCAAATGAGTAAGAGATTTGCAACTGGTAGCGAGCTAAAAGATGCTCAGATCGCGTGGAAAGTGGCTGCGCTAACGAAGAGCAACTGCGTAGTTTATGTAAAAGATGGTGCTATGGTAGCTATTGGCATGGGTATGACTAGCCGCGTGGATGCTGCTCGTGCAGCCGTGGCAAAGGCAAAAGAGCTAAAGATCGATCTAAGTGGCTGCGTACTTGCAAGTGAGGCATTCTTTCCATTTAGAGATAGTATCGACATCGCTAGTAAGGTCGGCGTAAAATGCGTCATCGAGCCAGGTGGCAGTATCAGAGATGATGAGGTGATAGAGGCTGCTGACGAGCATGGCATGTCGCTATATTTCACTGGCGTTAGACACTTTTTACACTAA
- the ftsA gene encoding cell division protein FtsA has translation MSTKILGIDIGSFQICAVIAQHDENGIKIIGIGTEKTQGIRKGVITNIEQAAKSIKNALIEAQRVAGTRYEKVIVSISGAYTKSVDSSGVVNIPNHEIGIKEIERAMQMADHTADIPHEYEKLHVLPYNFKVDGQEHIEDPIGMNGSRLEVQTHIVTVQKSSISNLRKAVNLAGVQLDNIVLSGYASAIATLTKDEKELGAALVDMGGATCNLVVHSGNSIRYNEFLPVGSANITNDLSMALHTPLPKAEEIKLGYGALINKSVDLIELPILGDETKSHEVSLDIISNVIYARAEETLMVLAKMLEDSGYKDSIGAGIILTGGMTKLEGIRDLASAIFDKMPVRIAKPKEMDGLFEILRDPANSCAIGLCLYGAGNFSPYEIDSEKKMRYQGEIASKPKANFRNVFVEEENVQNFGQEVQDPNEKEDSFSDKDFELEIANKSKNKEELANIADISKQEKKPNAFAKFWYSITQLF, from the coding sequence TTGAGTACAAAAATTTTAGGTATAGATATCGGCTCTTTCCAGATTTGTGCAGTAATAGCACAACATGATGAAAATGGTATTAAGATAATTGGAATTGGAACTGAAAAAACGCAGGGAATAAGAAAAGGTGTTATAACTAATATTGAACAAGCTGCAAAGTCGATAAAAAATGCATTAATAGAAGCACAAAGAGTTGCAGGAACACGCTATGAAAAAGTCATAGTTTCTATTTCTGGTGCGTATACAAAAAGCGTTGACAGTAGTGGTGTAGTGAATATACCAAATCATGAAATAGGCATAAAAGAGATCGAACGTGCTATGCAAATGGCCGATCATACAGCTGATATACCTCATGAATATGAAAAATTACATGTTCTTCCTTATAATTTTAAAGTAGATGGACAAGAACACATTGAAGATCCAATAGGCATGAATGGTAGTAGACTGGAAGTGCAAACACATATTGTTACAGTACAAAAATCATCTATTAGCAACCTAAGAAAAGCCGTAAATTTAGCAGGCGTTCAACTAGATAACATAGTCCTTTCAGGATATGCTTCTGCGATAGCAACATTAACAAAAGATGAGAAAGAACTTGGTGCCGCACTTGTTGATATGGGTGGTGCGACTTGTAATCTTGTGGTACATTCTGGAAATTCTATAAGATACAATGAATTTTTACCTGTTGGCTCAGCAAACATTACAAATGATCTTTCTATGGCTCTGCATACACCACTTCCAAAGGCAGAAGAGATAAAATTAGGCTATGGCGCTTTAATAAATAAGTCAGTTGATCTAATAGAGCTCCCGATCCTTGGAGATGAAACAAAAAGCCACGAAGTTTCACTAGACATAATATCAAATGTTATATATGCCAGAGCAGAAGAAACCCTTATGGTACTTGCTAAGATGCTAGAAGATAGCGGCTATAAAGATAGCATTGGTGCTGGAATAATACTTACTGGTGGCATGACTAAATTAGAAGGTATTAGAGATCTTGCATCTGCGATATTTGATAAAATGCCAGTTCGTATAGCAAAACCAAAAGAAATGGATGGATTATTTGAAATTTTAAGAGATCCAGCAAATTCTTGTGCTATAGGGCTTTGTTTGTATGGTGCTGGCAACTTTAGCCCATACGAGATTGATTCTGAGAAAAAAATGAGATACCAAGGGGAAATAGCCTCAAAACCGAAAGCAAATTTTAGAAATGTTTTTGTAGAAGAAGAAAACGTACAAAATTTTGGACAAGAGGTGCAGGATCCAAATGAAAAAGAGGATAGTTTTTCTGATAAAGATTTTGAATTAGAGATAGCAAATAAATCAAAAAACAAAGAAGAGCTTGCCAATATTGCAGATATTAGCAAACAAGAAAAAAAGCCAAATGCTTTTGCAAAATTTTGGTATAGTATTACACAATTATTTTAA